In a genomic window of Besnoitia besnoiti strain Bb-Ger1 chromosome XI, whole genome shotgun sequence:
- a CDS encoding hypothetical protein (encoded by transcript BESB_019280), whose translation MTSTEVEALNAALLRARQNKHDIADFLTELENEKFSWGTGWAGLEAGRAYAADGLAATRSPSATPASPLLHEIERARETVSSASLGAAIAKHVRATTPRGDGGAEKGSTREPAASSPLPAAPVQRTPLREIDSFAVGPPRMEVIVRSYHLGGELKTNTDARGTSGLSTRCLRHTRAPLPPPVFRALQSRYASNLPTPSHPRSPPSPSPSEARASSPSPLLREDSVFALTSVKDPPSSASSASAAALPSSSSGAALRERSPSPQAALAISPLGLCEGETVILPAFVRKYFETTPDGKPLPLDYQIDTVGEETSSKKQNTKADAEDDLYELHRGPLAQLHWSTEDEGCLFSSVMRQAEGGVSNEADGIVACDRLAAEESAAPTVLQLLAADREAILRQRNLIPDDEFSRQLKAAEDLLSGWRTVERLDLALEQKESQLRNLKAEIARTRDRMRRFFYTQVAALPGGLPKAGAALALVPALFSFPTLTSKSGSTLESNSDDGEQDAVSPLNLSASLDLMLQSQAVCPRAAPPSAFASFSLLAALDPHSPTAPSHASNPSASAAGAFCEAASRIVSVWRRAEGEARKQTHELLPRHLRERRRARSEAHRCTEHTDGGGRRAYEAGASKMIARATQRRARPRSSRAAQATASSGASGARTSRPPEKTAQEAGAQPEEALEGHSPRLPLEDRRDGEAESLAACSVLARATLGDASRQIIGFECAVSDERERQERRATRKRAEGRKTERLERSGEKARTDRMRPERRDGAHKSAAPTDTQQASSRAPKAEKPLRSTRKELRTEGARMRHVEGGAETSGADDEGPGELSEAAPAAPRSLGLQEGDGTKTRSSGPPPAPAAAPAGDPLAVGTCAASPFAPLAVAGGGEASDPRLRRQGNGDAAAPRPEGRQETGKDDEEEDGDAADSEVATSFVSPYRPSSAQQTRLSEIAARLSDLTSSSSLLSSLRPSLTASLGSHASVLSRTSSCRSSLAPASHLPLEDRGDAGRRTAADGRGEPDAGGEEEPEGGGCAHRRRASEAAERASVFSASAPFAEGSRHDKQAAREELAHAGGEAAEAEAAKGYGDAPSRSTQGAEGEKEESGDGGGEPVPRRHGEASGRSRESAAKSGDEDFEGDLPGDDGAHELELRRAVAALASLESRLSLLRQRPACRRPSRAAIEQLLAEAAKEQGDLRSEKLSACASFASCERSARSPSLSQSSSFALRAPADKRGDRREHARADRVLGEMEQTSREPGDEDACSGDGGAERGWGPAEADARPSEPGAEADEEAGEGEGVDDGEVNGDTPSRPSCRRSSSLLRFIQEQQSHAERLLSEAEEALKARRDEELQRRQASLVLAQDAEAIFMEMQEHTYESGDAPGAPHGDQQKKEQGRRGTRLTYGGTNSTEMARRLRALTDAQGSRQPSHAPSEPAETPSVSHATLPVASERRDSDVAPRGGLEDGRAQEKDRKTDEAGAVPESANAVEAEKGREIGAAVEVTDERSPNAEGLVSHMDCLQQEIGLILGQLERREEELQRDEATVERAEDDSASLPPPPPPALTQARVELMKPVHRAEETEGDAYAGDRPAGGQKVTQPRY comes from the exons ATGACGTCGACAGAGGTGGAGGCGCTAAACGCAGCTCTGCTACGTGCGCGCCAGAACAAACACGACATTGCGGACTTTCTAACTGAACTGGAGAACGAGAAGTTCTCATGGGGGACCGGCTGGGCGGGGTTGGAAGCCGGAAGGGCTTACGCAGCTGACGGCCTGGCTGCCACTCGCTCTCCCAGCGCCActccagcgtctccgctcttGCACGAAATTgaacgcgcgagagaaacggTCAGCTCGGCCTCTCTTGGCGCGGCGATAGCTAAACACGTTCGCGCGACGACTCCGCGAGGGGATGGTGGCGCAGAAAAAGGCTCCACACGGGAGCCAGCCGCCTCGTCACCCCTTCCGGCGGCCCCTGTGCAGCGCACGCCCTTGAGAGAAATTGACAGCTTCGCTGTCGGGCCTCCGAGAATGGAGGTCATTGTGAGGTCTTACCACCTTGGAGGCGAGCTAAAAACGAATACGGACGCTCGTGGAACCAGTGG TCTCTCCACGCGGTGTCTgcgacacacgcgcgcgcctttgccgccgcccgtcttccgcgccctTCAAAGTCGATACGCGTCGAACTTGCCAACTCCCTCACATCCAAgatcgccgccgtctccgtcgccctctgaggcgcgcgcgtcgagcccgagtccgctgcttcgcgagGACTCGGTTTTTGCGCTCACGAGCGTGAAAGAtcctccgtcgtctgcgtcgagtgcgtctgccgccgccctgccttcctcctcttcaggcgcggctctgcgggagcggtcgccttcgccccaggcggcgctcgccatTTCCCCGTTGGGCTTGTGCGAGGGCGAGACCGTGATCCTGCCAGCATTCGTCAGAAAGTACTTTGAAACGACCCCCGATGGAAAGCCGCTTCCCCTCGACTACCAGATCGACACGGTGGGAGAGGAGACTTCGTCGAAAAAGCAAAACACgaaagcagacgccgaggacgaTTTGTACGAGCTCCACCGGGGCCCACTCGCCCAGCTGCACTGGTCGACCGAAGACGAGGGTTGTCTCTTCTCGTCGGTCATGAGACAAGCCGAAGGAGGAGTCAGCAACGAGGCTGATGGAATCGTTGCCTGCGACAGACTCGCGGCTGAAGAATCGG ccgcgccgacTGTCTTGCAACTGCTGGCGGCGGACCGCGAAGCAATTCTGCGCCAGAGGAACTTGATACCCGACGACGAGTTTTCTCGCCAGCTGAAAGCTGCAGAAGACTTGCTGTCGGGCTGGCGAACGGTGGAGCGACTCGACTTGGCGCTGGAACAAAAAGAGTCGCAGCTGAGGAATCTGAAGGCCGAGATCGCGCGAACCCGAGACCGCATGCG GCGCTTCTTCTATACGCAGGTGGCTGCCTTGCCAGGCGGGCTGCCGAaggctggcgcggcgcttgCTCTCGTTCCTGCGCTCTTCTCCTTTCCTACGCTGACCTCGAAGTCTGGCTCGACGCTGGAGTCCAATtcggacgacggcgaacaAGATGCCGTCTCTCCCCTGaacctctctgcctctctcgacTTGATGCTTCAAAGCCAAGCCGTGTGCCCGCGCGCTGCACCGCcttctgccttcgcctccttttctcttctcgctgcacTCGATCCGCACAGTCCAACGGCGCCGAGCCACGCCTCGAAcccgagcgcgagcgccgctggagccttTTGCGAGGCTGCCAGCCGCATTGTAAGcgtgtggaggcgcgcggagggcgaggcgcgcaaaCAAACACACGAGCTCCTTCCGCGGCATCtccgcgagagacggcgcgcgcgaagcgaagcTCACCGGTGTACAGAACACACAGACGGGGGGGGTAGGCGAGCATACGAAGCCGGGGCAAGCAAAATGATTGCGAGGGCGacccagcgccgcgcgaggccgcgcagcagccgcgcggcccaGGCTACGGCCTCttccggcgcgagcggcgcacgcACGTCGCGTCCACCTGAGAAAACAGCgcaggaggccggcgcccaacccgaagaggcgctggagggtCATTCGCCCCGCTTGCCGCTGGAAGACCGGAGGGACGGGGAGGCCGAATCGCtggccgcatgcagcgtctTGGCGAGGGCGACACTCGGTGATGCCTCGCGGCAGATCATCGGCTTTGAGTGCGCCGTCTCTGACGAGCGAGAAAGACAGGaacggagagcgacgcgcaagcgagcggaagggaggaagacggagaggctggagcggagcggagagaaggcacGGACAGACCGCATGCGACCCGaaaggcgcgacggcgcacaCAAATCGGCAGCACCGACAGACACCCAGCAGGCGAGCAGCCGGGCGCCAAAGGCAGAGAAGCCGCTACGAAGCACGCGCAAAGAGCTGCGAACTGAGGGCGCTCGCATGCGACAtgtggaggggggggcggagacatccggcgcggacgacgaaggGCCTGGGGAGCTCTCTGAagcggctccagcggcgccacGGTCGTTGGGGCtgcaggagggcgacgggaCAAAGACGCGGTCTTCAGggccgcctcccgcgccggcggcggcgcccgctggggATCCACTCGCGGTGGGGActtgcgccgcgtcgccgtttgcgcctctcgcagtggccggcggcggagaggcctcTGATCCacggctgcgtcgccagggcaacggagacgccgcagcaccGCGCCCCGAAGGACGCCAGGAGACAGgaaaagacgacgaagaagaagacggcgatgCAGCGGACAGCGAGGTGGCGACCAGCTTCGTCAGCCCCTACAG GCCTTCGTCTGCCCAGCAGACACGGCTGTCGGAGATTGCGGCGCGTCTCAGTGACTTGAcatcttcgtcttcgttgctctcttctctgcggccgtCCCTCACGGCGTCTCTCGGCTCGCACGCCTCCGTCCTCAGCCGCACGTCGAGTTGCCGCTCGAGTCTCGCGCCCGCTTCGCACTTGCCGCTCGaagaccgcggagacgcaggccggcgcacggccgcagacgggcgaggcgagcccgacgcaggcggcgaggaagagcctgaggggggcggctgcgctcATAgacggagggcgagcgaggcggcggagcgcgcgTCGGTCTTCTCGGCATCCGCTCCCTTTGCGGAGGGATCTCGGCACGACAAacaggcagcgagagaggaatTGGCACATGCAGGAggggaggcagcagaggctgaggctgcgaagggctacggcgacgcgccgtcgAGGAGCACGCAGGGGgccgagggagagaaagaggagagcggagacggcgggggAGAGCCGGTGCCGCGACGGCACGGAGAAGCTTCAGGAAGGAGTCGGGAATCCGCAGCAaaaagcggagacgaagacttTGAAGGCGATCTCCCTGGGGACGACGGAGC GCACGAGCTCGAGCTTCGGCGAGCCGtggccgcgctcgcctccctgGAGAGCCGCCTGAGtctcctgcggcagcgccccgcctgccgtcgccccagccgcgcggcgataGAACAGCTGCTGGCTGAGGCGGCGAAAGAGCAAGGCGACCTGCGAAGCGAGAAgctctccgcgtgcgcctccttcgcgagcTGCGAAAGATCTGCTCGGTCACCCAGTCTCTCTCAAAGCTCTTCCTttgcgctgcgggcgcccgccgacaagcgcggagaccgcagggaacacgcgcgcgccgacagaGTGCTGGGCGAGATGGAGCAGACGAGCCGCGAGCCAGGCGATGAAGACGCCTGCAgtggagacggcggcgcagagagagggtgggggcctgcagaggccgacGCGAGGCCGTCTGAGccgggcgccgaggcggatgaggaggcgggggagggTGAGGGagtcgacgacggcgaagtgAACGGAGACACGCCCTCTCGCCCTAGCTGCCGACGCTCGTCGAGCCTCCTTCGCTTCATTCAGGAGCAACAAAGCCATGCCGAGCGCCTCTTgagcgaagcggaggaggctcTGAAAGCAAGACGAGACGAGgaactgcagcggcgccaggcgtcACTCGTCCTTGCgcaggacgcagaggcgatcTTCATGGAGATGCAGGAGCATACGtacgagagcggcgacgcgccaggcgcacCCCACGGCGAccagcagaagaaggagcagGGGCGAAGGGGGACGCGGCTGACTTACGGCGGCACAAATTCCACGGAGATGGCGAGGCGCCTTCGGGCCTTGACTGACGCTCAGGGGTCGCGGCAACCCTCCCACGCCCCGAGCGaaccggcggagacgccgtcgGTGAGCCACGCCACCCTACCGGtagcgagcgagagaagagactcagacgtcgcgccgcgaggagggttggaagacggccgcgcgcaagagaaagacagaaagACGGACGAGGCGGGAGCGGTACCTGAGAGCGCGAATGCCGTCGAGGCTGAAAAAGGGCGAGAaatcggcgccgccgtggaaGTCACGGACGAGCGCTCGCCGAATGCAGAAGGCCTCGTCAGCCACATGGACTGCCTGCAGCAAGAA ATCGGCCTTATCTTGGGGCAgctggagaggcgcgaagaagaactCCAGCGCGATGAAGCAACAGTGGAAAGAGCAGAGGACGACTCCGCAtcactcccccccccccccccccccgccctcacGCAGGCAAGAGTTGAGCTCATGAAGCCCGTCCACAGAGCCGAAGAGACCGAGGGGGACGCCTACGCAGGTGATCGCCCAGCAGGAGGGCAAAAAGTCACGCAGCCGAGATACTGA
- a CDS encoding hypothetical protein (encoded by transcript BESB_019290), with the protein MARRAGETSPLPRYACLDWKSEKGGRPTLLARPPLQRSYEYRRGHRLRAMPMGTAATSQSPPRSFPSGFRCEGASADDPVRGDAARLSGGTRKCAAPAGAARRDRDASLPVGALPKHRSQFRLRETSHERSREQTREENENGISRGRAVHGLEMDGERPFEIRLSRRQRRTQRKRTAGPSEQVERRGSYTGARQGQERHETPNCERLSSVSSPLSPRGGQFFLFEGRGRNPASKAVRDRDQTGAKERAPAANRQATANDAAKSPYSPDFNFTAQPGLLRKALVYMLVLLGAPELLGRDLFPSIEQVIQHQDSCAD; encoded by the coding sequence ATGGCCCGGCGAGCAGGTGAGACGAGTCCACTGCCCCGATACGCGTGTCTTGATTGGAAATCCGAAAAAGGCGGCAGACCAACGCTTTTGGCCCGGCCTCCCCTTCAACGGAGCTACGAATACCGCAGAGGccaccgcctccgcgccatgCCAATGGGGACGGCGGCCACCAGCCAGTCGCCGCCTCGTTCTTTTCCATCTGGGTTTCGTTGCGagggcgcgtccgccgacGACCCAgtgagaggcgacgccgcgagactGAGCGGCGGAACGCGCAagtgcgccgcgcctgcaggtgcagcgcgcagagacagagacgccagCCTCCCAGTAGGGGCGCTTCCGAAGCATCGATCGCAGTTTCGCCTTAGAGAGACGAGCCACGAGCGTTCGAGGGAGCAAACCAGAGAGGAAAATGAAAATGGGATTTCTAGGGGTCGCGCAGTGCACGGACTCGAGATGGATGGCGAGCGACCGTTTGAGATACGGCTCAGCAGAAGGCAACGTCGCACACAGAGGAAGCGCACAGCGGGGCCTAGCGAGCAAGTGGAAAGGCGCGGGAGTTACACGGGGGCGAGGCAGGGGCAGGAAAGACACGAAACTCCAAATTGTGAGCGGCTGAGttccgtctcttcgcctctgtcgcccaGAGGGGGGCAGTTTTTCCTCTTTGAGGGACGGGGGAGGAACCCCGCCAGCAAGGCGGTTCGCGACCGTGACCAGAcaggcgcgaaggagagggcgcctgctgcgaaCAGGCAGGCCACGGCGAACGATGCCGCGAAGAGCCCATACTCACCCGACTTCAACTTCACTGCTCAGCCAGGCCTTCTGCGCAAAGCTCTGGTATATATGCTCGTGCTACTCGGTGCGCCGGAGCTCCTCGGCCGCGACCTGTTTCCCTCAATCGAGCAAGTTATCCAACACCAGGACAGCTGCGCAGACTAA
- a CDS encoding RNA recognition motif-containing protein (encoded by transcript BESB_019300): MTQSMLDMSLDDIVAAHRASADDSSSRGGRGRSGFGPTRRGASSFGGAGGSFSSSRGRGGRFGSSSWVGEDSWESGRYARGRRGGFGSPYAFEDRGGDRRAAPWAGARGAGARAARPQTAVVRVSNLDYSVLEEDLKELFSAVGEISKVWIDYDRTDRSKGTGGCVFRSVADAKRAIQTYEGRRIEGLPLRLELVPPRNPDSRRFSPSHASGPYSQESAFQRRGGRGANSWRGVAQNERLEPW; encoded by the exons ATGACGCAGTCAATGCTGGACATGAGTTTAG aCGACATCGTCGCGGCACATCGTGCCTCCGCGGACGATAGCTCGagccgaggagggcgaggccgcagcggcttcgGACCGACACGC CGGGGAGCTTCTTCGTTCgggggcgctggcggctccttttcgtcctcgcgcggtcgcggcgggcgcttcggctcttcttcgtggGTCGGTGAGGACTCCTGGGAGAGCGGCCGGtacgcgcgcgggcggcgcggaggcttCGGCTCGCCCTACGCCTTCGAGGACaggggcggcgaccgccgcgcggcgccttgggcgggcgcgaggggcgctggggcccgcgccgcgcggccgcagaccgcAGTTGTGCGCGTGAGCAACTTGGACTACAGCGTTCTCGAGGAAGACTTGAAGGAgctcttctccgctgtcgGCGAGATCTCCAAAGTCTGGATCGACTACGACCGCACCGACAGATCCAAG gGCACAGGGGGCTGTGTCTTCCGGTCTGTtgcggacgcgaagcgcgcgatTCAGACGTACGAGGGCCGGCGCATCGAGGGcttgccgctgcgcctggagCTCGTTCCCCCGCGGAACCCCGAcagccgccgcttctcgccgtcgcacgCGAGCGGCCCCTACAGTCAGGAGAGTGCCTTTCAGCGCcggggcggtcgcggcgcgaacTCCTGGCGGGGAGTTGCTCAGAACGAGAGACTGGAGCCGTGGtga
- a CDS encoding hypothetical protein (encoded by transcript BESB_019310): MRTVPSSGPGWGAGAGDLTGGRGTAGTFAGGAERRRDDGEPSYPHWSQAGGPLGPDAQGYGSHNGPSAYGAAPPLMNLWGVPGADGRDDRRREGDFGGNYTNEPKYHYLHQQASRPFGGPAGQGAGPLGSPGAGGDRFGGRERDRDFEMYEGRGRDGVAFGLDQGRRDDDALRNDGERGPAGGESPGVGDRETRREAQKRRKSGRDKGRRKKGSVAWVVSIYTVALLVLFLGCAISGVFVGIIVTSPTVRVANTALRVDGQETVPESDAYGPSIWHFRVGAKGELEMGGDIAFVLPLVNPSIFTLQFVVQKLSVFYYPIGKTFQCLLYHGGVIGSDDQPLFRHRELFAEPSNGNATRYIGALDMVVKPTEGAVNADRTFLIQTQFGLTVPQAYLPQVKPLFDDCVEHKMMIYSVEVSEAHTESPLTLVKMPGPIEVLTTVNCMVGPGVDALFKGLDRAYQPVILENLPNTPMTFP; the protein is encoded by the exons atGCGGACTGTCCCTTCTTCGGGCCCCGGCtggggcgccggcgcgggcgacctcACTGGGGGTCGCGGGACTGCGGGGACGTTCGCCgggggcgcggagaggcgaagagacgacggagagcctTCCTACCCCCACTGGTCGCAGGCCGGGGGGCCGCTGGGACCCGACGCTCAGGGGTACGGGTCCCACAACGGGCCTTCCGCAtacggcgccgcgccgcccctcaTGAATTTGTGGGGGGTCCCTGGGGCGGACGGCCGCGATgaccgcaggcgagaaggcgactTTGGGGGGAATTATACAAATGAACCGAAATATCACTATCTGCACCAACAGGCTTCGCGGCCCTTCGGAGGCCCCGCGGGCCAGGGCGCGGGCCCGCTGGGCTCGccgggcgccggaggcgacagGTTCGGgggccgagagagagacagggacTTCGAGATGTACGAGGGAAGGGGGCGCGACGGGGTCGCGTTTGGTTTGGACCAGGGACGacgagacgacgacgcgctgcggaACGACGGAGAGCGGGGACCAGCCGGGGGCGAGAGCCCCGGGGTCGGGGACCGGGAGacccggcgcgaggcgcagaagcgaaggAAGAGTGGCAGAGACAAGGGGCGCAGGAAGAAGGGCAGCGTCGCCTGGGTTGTGAGCATCTACACGGTCGCCCTGCTGGTCCTTTTCCTCGGATGTGCGATTTCTG GCGTCTTCGTTGGAATTATCGTCACCTCGCCGACAGTCCGCGTCGCGAATACTGCACTGCGTGTCGACGGCCAGGAGACCGTGCCAGAGTCAG ATGCGTATGGACCGTCGATTTGGCATTTCCGCGTGGGCGCGAAGGGCGAGTTGGAGATGGGCGGCGACATCGCGTTCGTCTTGCCGCTGGTCAACCCTTCTATTTTCACCCTCCAGTTCGTCGTTCAGAAACTCTCTGTCTTCTACTATCCCATAGGAAAGACGTTCCAGTGTCTCCTCTACCACGGAG GAGTCATTGGCAGCGACGACCAACCGCTGTTTCGGCACCGCGAACTCTTCGCAGAGCCCTCCAACGGAAACGCCACGCGGTACATTGGCGCTCTCGAT ATGGTTGTGAAGCCGACTGAAGGGGCGGTGAACGCGGATAGGACGTTCCTGATTCAGACGCAGTTTGGGCTGACAGTCCCGCAGGCCTACTTGCCGCAGGTGAAGCCGCTGTTTGACGACTGCGTGGAGCACAAGATGATGATCTACTCTGTGGAAGTCTCTGAGGCACACACCGAGTCTCCGCTAACGCTAGTCAAGATGCCAGGGCCTATCGAGGTGCTGACGACTGTCAACTGCATGGTCGGGCCTGGAGTCGACGCGCTCTTCAAAGGACTTGATCGCGCCTACCAACCAGTCATCCTCGAAAACCTGCCAAACACCCCCATGACCTTCCCTTAA
- a CDS encoding putative V-ATPase subunit c' proteolipid (encoded by transcript BESB_019320), whose product MAPPLDPLHSVPTQASYASWADLVNEIGPMNWVAYGVAFALGLSVVGAAWGIFICGSSICGAAVRSPRIRSKNLVSVIFCEAVAIYGVIIAIIISGQMDNAPPNFSPIVGKLNDWQNQAVVAGWALFCCGLTVGLSNLFCGISVGVSGSGAALGDAQRPELFVKMLVVEIFASALGLFGVIVGILQSNKGKFDKVSGTQLI is encoded by the exons ATGGCGCCCCCTCTCGATCCACTGCACTCTGTGCCCACGCAGGCCAGCTACGCCTCCTGGGCTGACCTGGTCAACGAGATTGGGCCGATGAACTGGGTGGCTtacggcgtcgccttcgcgctcggGCTCAGCGTAGTCGGGGCTGCATG GGGCATTTTTATTTGCGGCAGCAGCATCTGTGGCGCGGCtgtgcgctcgcctcgcatTCGCTCCAAAAACCTCGTCAGCGTCATTTTCTGCGAAGCTGTCGCCATCTACGGTGTCATTATTGCCATCATTATTTCAG GCCAGATGGACAACGCGCCGCCGAATTTCTCGCCCATCGTTGGAAAATTGAAC gACTGGCAGAATCAGGCGGTCGTTGCCGGCTGGGCCCTCTTCTGCTGCGGTCTGACTGTGGGACTCTCCAACCTGTTCTGCGG aaTCAGCGTCGGCGTGTCAGGAAGTGGTGCGGCGCTCGGTGACGCTCAGCGCCCCGAGCTCTTCGTGAAGATGCTTGTCGTTGAAATTTTTGCGTCCGCTCTGG GTCTCTTTGGAGTCATCGTTGGCATCCTGCAGTCGAATAAGGGCAAATTTGACAAGGTCAGCGGCACCCAGCTGATCTGA
- a CDS encoding putative RER1 protein (encoded by transcript BESB_019330), translating to MNRRCSFSQQSVPSCRLLPAGKSAVVRARRVGWRFFSLLGLYVLRVYFLAGFFVVTYGLGIYLLNLLIGFISPQIDPETDEFVLPVRETEEYRPFQRQLPEFKCWLAGVRAVLISIGMTFFSVFDLPVFWPILLVYFILLFILTMKQQIKRMIKYKYLPFSWGKQTYGDITRSKGGLDKARKDGPPHAFGAQGAGGFGAGVASSVSLGQDHLTTPYVLR from the exons ATGAACCGCCGTTGCAGCTTCTCGCAGCAAAGCGTTCCCAgttgtcgtcttctcccAGCGGGAAAAAGCGCCGTCGTTCGAGCCCG ACGCGTTGGCTggcgttttttttcgctgctgGGGCTCTACGTGCTGCGCGTTTACTTCCTCGCGGGCTTTTTCGTGGTCACCTACGGCTTGGGCATCTACCTGTTGAATCTGCTCATCGGGTTCATTTCGCCGCAGATCGACCCCGAGACGGACGAGTTCGTGCTGCCGGTGCGGGAGACGGAGGAATATCGGCCGTttcagcggcagctgcctgAGTTCAAGTGCTGGCTCGCGGGCGTGCGCGCGGTGCTCATCTCGATCGGCATGACCTTCTTTTCCGTGTTCGACTTGCCGGTCTTCTGGCCGATCCTCCTGGTCTACTTTATTCTCCTCTTCATCCTCACCATGAAGCAGCAAATCAAACGCATGATCAAGTACAAGTACCTGCCCTTCTCCTGGGGCAAGCAGACCTACGGAGACATCACCCGCAGCAAGGGCGGCCTCGACAAGGCCCGCAAGGACGGCCCGCCACACGCTTTTGGAGCccaaggcgccggcggattcggcgccggcgtcgcctcctccgtctccctcGGGCAGGATCACCTGACCACGCCCTACGTGCTGCGATAA
- a CDS encoding hypothetical protein (encoded by transcript BESB_019340) — translation MRGFREAVSGSRADGSGEESGHSEERRGQREAEKLGNAEEGVEVQSRRHLSQALQANPCEEAAVGATQFRLGEAP, via the coding sequence ATGAGAGGTTTCAGAGAAGCCGTGTCGGGAAGCAGAGCAgacggcagcggagaagaaagtGGGCATtcagaggaaagaagagggCAGCGCGAAGCGGAAAAACTGGGCAATGCCGAAGAAGGGGTGGAGGTTCAAAGCAGACGACACCTGAGCCAGGCACTGCAGGCAAATCCTtgcgaagaagctgcagtGGGGGCTACACAGTTTCGACTGGGTGAGGCACCCTGA